The DNA window GGTCGAGCTTCTCCGGGACCTGGACAGGCAGGACGGCTGGGTGCTGTCCAAGGATGGCGTACCTCAGTCTTATGTGGATCTCAAAGACCCCACATTCCTGGAATTCGAGTACGTACGTCTCATCGCGGACGTGATCGACCTCCTCGACGAGGGACCGCTCAGCTGCCTCCACATCGGCGGCGGCGCCTGCTCGATCCCGCGCTACGTCTCGGCCACCCGCCCCGGCTCGCGCCACATCGTGGTCGAGCCCGACGGGCTCCTCGTCAACCTGGTACGCGAACAGCTCGACCTGCGTTCGGTGCCGCGGCTGAAAGTGATCGTGGAGGGCGGGCGCACGGGCACCGGCAAGGTGTGGGACGACACCGCCGACCTGGTGGTGCTGGACGCCTTCACCGGCGCGACCATGCCGGTCGAGCTGGCCACCACCGAGTACATGGGCGACCTCGCCCGCGTCCTGCGCCCGGAGGGCACCCTGCTGGTCAACCTGGCCGACGGCAAGGGGCTCGCCTTCGCCCGGCGCCTGGTCGCGACCGTCACGGAGACGTTCAGGCACGTGGTGCTGCTGGCCGAGCCCGGCGTCCTGCGGGGGCGGCGCTTCGGCAACCTCATCGTCGCCGCCTCCCGCGCCGAGCTGCCCGTGGACCTGCTGACCCGCCGCGCGGCCGGCGGCCTCACCCAGGCCCGGTGCGTCCACGGGGAGGCGCTGACGAACTTCGTCGCCGGCGCGGCCCCCATCAGGGACGGCGACCACGTGCTGGCGCCGGTCCCCCCGCCCGCCGTCTTCGGCTGAGCCTCAGGCGAGAGGGCGGGCGGCGGCGGTCTGCCGCCAGATGAGGCCGTCGCGCAGCACCAGCGTGCCGTAGGTCTCCACCTGGTTGCCGCCGACCGTCATCCGGGCCTGGTAGAAGATCACGTCGTCGCTCGTGCGGACCGAGACCAGCTCGTCCACCTGCGGCTTCGCCGCGAGATAGGCGGCGAAGAGGCCGGCGATCCCCTCCGGGCCGCTCGCCACCCGGTCGAAGCGGACCACGACGGCCCCGGGGTGGTCCTGGGCGAGCAGGGCGTCGAGGTCGCCGGCGGCGATGGCGGCGAGCTGGCGGTCGAACACGTCCTGGGCGGTCATGCGGCGGCGCCTTCCACGGAGCGGGGACGGAGGAGGTCGTGGCCGACCTGGGCGGCCGCGTACGCGAGGATCAGCGACAGCGCGGCGGCGGTGGGCAGCGCGGCGGAGGCGAGCGTGAGCGCGGCGGCGGCCAGGCGCAGCGTGGCGGCGCGGCGCTCGCCGGAGCACAGGTGCTGGACGCCGAGCACGGCGAGCACCAGCGCCGCCGGTCCGCCGACCGCCCAGCTCGTCGCGGCCGGATGGGCGATGGCGTGCTCGACGCCGATCGCGAACGCGACCAGGCCGAGCGACAGCGGCAGGTGGGAGTAGACCCAGACCTGCCCGGCCAGCCGGGTGCGCAGCACCACGGACTCGTCGGTGTGGCCGAAGTAGAGCCACCAGAAGGCCATCGCGATCGCCACCCCCGCGGCGGCGAGGGCCAGGGTGCCCGGCGTCACCTCGTGGTTCTTGAGCCCGACGGCCACGGACCTGACGGCCTCGCCGAGCACGATCACCACGAACAGGCCGAAGCGCTCGGGCAGGTGCTCGGTCTGCGGCGGCAGCTTGCCCTGGTGGCGGCGGGCCAGTAGCGGGGTGCCGAGGTCGACGAGCAGGGCCACGGCCCAGAGGACGTAACGCGCGGGCGGTTCGACGGCGAGCGAGGCCAGCCAGACGAGCGCGGCGACGGAGAACCCGGCGGCGTAGCGGGCGGCCAGCGGCCTGGCCTCGGGCACGTGCCGCCCGGCCCGGAGGTAGGCGAGGACGAGCAGCAGCCTGGCCGCCACGTAGGCGACCGCGAACAGCCCCGAGCGCTGCTCGATGTCGCCCACGGCGGCCGCCATGGCGGCCACGGCGAGGATCTGCGGCAGGGCCAGCAGCCGGTGGCTGACGTCGTCGGTGTCGAACCGGTTGGCGTAGAAGACGTAGCCCGCCCAGGCCCACCAGACCGGCACGAACAGGCCCACGTAGACCAGGACGCGGCCCTCACCGAGCGCGGTGGCCAGCTCGGCGACCGCCACGACGAAGGCGAGGTCGTAGAGGAGCTCCAGCCACGTGACGCGGCGGTGCTCCCGCTCGAAGAGCCGTAATCGAGGTGGCTGCCACTGGCTGATCACCGCATCCGCCCTTCTCCGCTGTGTAATTGTGTAATTGTCGCACCGTCAGGGGCGTCGGCGGAACGGGTTTTCGCGATCAGCGCAGGGTCAGGCAGGCGACCCGGTCGCCCGCGGCGCCGGCCTGCGGGCCGCTGCTCACGGTGGGCTTGGCGTGGATCACCAGCGAGCCCGGCAGGCGGTCGGGGTCGAGCGCCCAGTCCTGCCGGGCCGTGGCCCGGCCCGCGCCCTCGCCGTCGGTGGTGAAGTCGAGCCACACCTCGCTCTCCGGGGTGACCTGGCCGGGATGGTGCTGGTAGTGCGGGCCGGACTCGTCGGGCTTGCCGCCGCAGGGCTTGGTGTGCAGATGAGCGCCGTAGCGGCGGCCGGGCAGCAGGCCCTCGGCGACGAGCGAGGTGCGGGTGACGCCCGCCGACGACTCGACGGTGACGCTGGCCTGGGCGCCCTCGGGGACGAGCTTGCGGTCGTAGGCGATGGCGCCGGTGTCGGAGGCCGTGAACTCGCCCGCCGAGGAGAGGTTGACCTCGCCCTCCGGCGCGGTGGAGCTCACCGGGGCGGGGCGCTCGCTCGGCCCCACGGCCCGCATGGGCGGCGGCGGGCCCGCGCAACCGGCGGCGGCGAGCAGAACGAGCAGGAACGCGGGCACACGCATGTGAACTCCCCCAAGGTCCGGACCCGGCGGCTTCCGAGAGGCCACCCACTCTAACGAGTGACGACGACACTACAGGGAGTATTGGCGGGGAACGCCGTCAGGCGCCGTGCTCGGCGGCGATGGCGTCGATGACGGCCGCGAGCGTGAAGTCGAGCTCGGTGAGCCCGCCCTGGTCGTGCGTGGTGAGCGCCAGGCGCAGGGTGCGCCAGCGGATGTCGATGTCGGGATGGTGGTCGAGCTCCTCGGCCTTGACCGCGATCGCGTCGACGATGCGGATGGCCGTGGGGAAGTCGGGCGCCTCGACGGTGCGCCGGATCTCGTCGCCCTCGCGCCGCCAGGCGGGGAGGTCCTTCAGCCTGCTCTCGACGTCCATCAGGTTTTTCCCGAGGGGACCGTCGCCTTCAGGCGACGGGGGAATCGGGAACGGGAGGGCCGCCAAGGCCCGAGCGTGCAGTGACCCGCCAGATTCGGGCATCAGAGATCTCCGTTCGTCGCGCGTTAGATGGGCAGCACTGTTATAATGATCGTGTGACTCGTCAGGTGCGCACCTCCCCCGGTGCGGCGTATGACCTCGGGTACCACGTGGTGTGGTGCCCGAAGTACCGCCGCCCGGTCCTCGGCGGCCGGGTGAAGACCCGCCTGGAGGAACTGATCCGCGCCAAGGCCGACGAGCACGGGTGGGAGATCGTGGCGCTTGAGGTGATGCCCGACCACGTGCACCTGTTCGTCAAGCCCCACCCGAAGAACTCGCCGTCGTACGTGGCCAACCAGTTCAAGGGCTTCACCTCCCACCACCTGCGCGCCGAGTTCGGCCACCTGCGTTCCCAGTTGCCCACGCTGTGGTCGCGGTCCTACTTCGTGGCCACGGTCGGCGCGGTGTCGGCCGAGACGGTGCAGCGCTATATCGAGACACAGTACGAGCGGCCCACAGGCGGTGACCGTGCGTAGGTCGTTCAAGTTCCTGCTGCGCCCCACGGTCAAGCAGGCCGCCGCGCTCGCGGCATGCCTGGAGGACCACCGCACGCTGTACAACGCCGCGCTGGAGCACCGCCGCACCGCCTACGCCAAGGCGGGCGTGAGCATCCGCTACGGCGACCAGTCGGCCGACCTCAAGCACATCCGCGCCGACGACGCGGGCGGGCAGGACCGATGGTCGTTCTCCTCCCAGCAGGCCACGCTGCGCCGCCTGGACAAGGCGTTCCGCGCGTTCTTCGACCGCGTCAAGGCCGGTCGCACGCCGGGCTTTCCCCGCTTCAAAGGCCGGGGCTGGTTCGACACCGTGGAGTGGCCGAAAGACGGCGACGGCTGCCGGTGGGACTCCCAGCCCGAGCACCCGTCCGCCACGTTCGTGCGGTTGCAGGGCGTCGGCCACGTCCGCGTCCACCAGCACCGGCCGGTGAAAGGCCAGGTGAAGACGATCAGCATCAAGCGGGAGAGCCGCCGCTGGTTCGTCGTCCTGTCGTGCGACGACGTACCCGCCGAACCTCTCCCCGCGACCGGCGCGGTCGCGGGGATCGACATGGGCGTCGCCTCGCTGGTCACCACCTCCGGCGGTGATCACCTGGCGAACCCGCGCCACCTCGCTGCCACCGCTGACCGCCTCTCGGACGCGCAGCGTGACCTCGCCCGCAAGAAACGCGGCTCCAAACGCCGCCGCAAGGCCGTCGCCCGCGTCGCCGCGCTCCACGCCAAGGTCCGCCGTCAGCGCCTCGATCATGCGCACAAGGCCGCGCTCGCCCTGGTGGCCGCCTACGACGTGATCGTGCACGAGGACCTGCGAATCGCGAACATGACCCGCTCGGCGTCCGGCACGATCGACGCACCCGGCCGGAACGTCGCCGCCAAGTCCGGCCTGAACCGGAGCATTCTCGACGCGGGTTGGGGGGTGTTCCTTGCGGTCCTCGCGCACAAGGCTGAAAGCGCCGGTCGAGAGCTGATCGCGGTGAACCCCGCCAACACCTCCCGCACATGCGCCCGCTGTGGGCACGTGGCGAAGGAGAACCGCCTCACCCAAGCCGTGTTCGCCTGTACGGCGTGCGGGCACGCCGCGCACGCCGACGTGAACGCGGCGATCAACATCTTGAGGGCAGGGCTTGCCCTTCGTGAGGCTGCGCAAGCGGCTTAGCGAGAAGCCGCTCCCTTCAGGGAGCGGAGGAGTCACGAGGTCACCTTATTCCAGGCCCCTCGCGACGGGTCCTTGCCGGGGACGGTTCCCGGCCGCAGAGTAGTTCCATGATCGAGGAGTACGCGGACCGCGTCTGGCGCGGCGAGTCGGACGACAGCATCGTGGACGTACGGGCATGGAGCCGCGCGCCGCTGACCACCGCGTTCTACTCGCACGGGCACATCGACCACGTCTTCGGGCTGGGGCCGTTCGAGGAGTCGGGGCCGCGCGCCACCGTCCACGCCCACGAGGCCGTCGGCGACCGCTTCCGGCGCTACGTGCTCACCAACGGCTACAACGCGGTGATCAACCAGCGCCAGTTCCAGGCGGACGGCCTGCGCTGGCCGACGGAGTACCGCCATCCCGACGTGACCTACCGCGACGCCCTGACCGTCCGGCGGGCCGGGCTGACCTTCGAGCTCACCCACGCCAAGGGCGAGACCGACGACGCCACGATCGGCTACGTCCCGGAGCACCGGCTGCTGCTCCCAGGCGACCTGTTCATCTGGGTGACGCCCAACTGCGGCAACCCGCAGAAGGTGCAGCGCTACCCGCGCGAGTGGGTGCACGCCCTGCACCGCATGGCCGCCATGGACGCCGAGATCATGCTGCCCAGCCACGGCGCGCCGGTCTTCGGCATGGCGAGGGGCGTCTTCGCCCGGGCCGCCGCGGAGTCCAGGAAACGGTCCTGAGCCGTTACGGTGATGTCCCGTGGAACGGATCATCGGCGTCGGCGTCGTGCTCACCGCGCCCGGCGGGCGCGTCCTGCTGGGCGAGCGGGTCAAAGCGGGCGAGCCGCCGTCGTGGTGCCTGCCGGGCGGGGCGGTGGAGCCCGGCGAGGGGTTCGAGGCGGCCGCCGCGCGCGAGCTGCGCGAGGAGACCGGGCTGTCCGACACGGGGCCGCCCCGGGTCACCGCCGTGGTGCTCGACCATCCCGGCGAGGGAGTGGTGCGGGTGACCGCCGCGGTGACCATGGAGCTGCGGTCGGGCGAACCCGTGGTCACCGAGCCGCACGTGTTCCGGTCGTGGCGCTGGTTCGCCGCCGGCGACCTGCCGTCACCGCTGTTCCCGGCGACGGCGCGGGTGCTCGGCGGTCACGGCGGAGGCCACTACCGCGTCACCGGCTGAACCCCGGCGCCCCCGGTCCAGGCCGGGCAGGGCCGGGGCCGGGGCCGGGGCCGGGGCCGGGGCCGGGGCCGGGCAGGGCTGGGGCCGGGGCCGGGGCCGGGGCCGGGGCCGGGCAGGGCTGGGGCCGGGGCCGGGCAGGGCCGGGGCCGGGTGACGCGCCGGGGCCGGGCCGGGTCAGCCGAAGTGGGCGCGGGTCTCGGCGAAGGCCAGGTCGGTGCCTTCGAGCGCCTTGGCGACGTCCTCCTCGGTGTGGGCCGCCGACATGAACCAGTTGTGCCACGGGTGCAGGTAGACGCCGTGGCGCAGGCAGGCGTCGCTCCAGTGCATGGCCACGGACAGGTCGGCGTCGCCGTCGAAGCTGAGCCACGGGATCGTCACGGGACCGGTCTGGTTGACGACGAAGCCGTGCGCCTTCGCCTGGGCGTACAGGCCCTCGCGGAGCTGGGCGCCCGCGCGTTCCATGGCGGCGATGGCGTCGGTGTCGCGCAGGGTCTCGATGGTGGCCTTGGCCGCCGCCATCGCGACCGCCGAGAACCAGAACGAGCCGGTCGAGTACAACGTCTGGGCCGCGCCGCGCAGCGCGTCGGTGCCGGTGACGGCGGCGATCGGGTAGCCGTTGGCCATCGCCTTGGACCAGGCCGTGAGGTCGGGGCGCACCCCGTACGGCTCCCAGGAGCCCCGCAGGTCGATCCGGAAGCCGGCGCGCACGTCGTCGATCACCAGCGCGGCGCCGATCCGGTCGGCGAGGGCGCGGGCGCCGCGCGCGAAGGCCGGCTCGACCAGCTCCTGGTCCTCGAACGAGTCGTGCTTGAACGGCGTCACGATGATCGCCGCCACGTCCCCCTCGACGGTGGCCGCGGCGGCCTCCAGCGACTCCAGCGAGTTGTACGCGAACTCCACCAGGTCGGCCCGCTCGTTCGGCGTGGTGCCCGCCGTGGAGGGCGTGCACCAGGGGTCGGCCCCGTGGTAGGCGCCGTGCGCCATCAGCACCTTGGTCCGGCCGGTGGCGGCCCGCGCGACCATGAGGGCCTGGGTGGTGGCGTCGGTGCCGTTCTTGGAGAACATCGCCCAGTCGGCGCTCGGGATCAGGTCCACGAGCAGCTCGGCCAGCTCCACCATGATCGGGCCGGGGCCGTTGAGGCAGTCGCCGAGCGCGGCCTGGCGGGCGGCGGCCTCCTCCACGCGCGGATGCCGGTGGCCGAGCACGACCGGGCCCCAGCTGCACATGAAGTCGATGTACTCGCGCCCGTTCACGTCCCACTGGCGGCAGCCCTCGCCGCGTTCGAAGAACTGGGGGAAGCCGGGGGCGAACAGGGCCGCGTTGAGGTGGCCGTACATGCCGCCGGGGACGACTTTGGCGGCCCGTGCGCGGAGGTCGGCGTCGTTCATGCGAGCATCCTCAGGGTCGAGTCGAGATCGGTGAGGCCGGCGTCGGAGCCGAGCCCGGTGGCGACGCGGGCGGCGGCGGCCGTGCCCCAGCGGGCGGCGGCGAGGACGTCCTCGCCGTGGAGCAGGCCGGTCAGGAAACCGGCGCAGTAGGCGTCGCCGCACCCGGTGGTGTCGACGACGTCGGTCTTGAGCGCCGGCACCCGTTCGGCCGCGTCGCCGGTGACGACGAGGCTGCCCTCCTCGCCGAGGGTGACGAGCACGCCGCGCGGGCCGTCGGCGAGCAGCGCGCGGGCCGCCTCCTCGGCGTCCGCGGCCCCGGTCATGAGCCGGGCCTGGGACTCGTTGGGCAGGACGTAGTCCACGTGCGGGAGGAAGGCCCGCGCCATCCCGAGCAGGTCGGGCATCTCCGACAGCAGGTCCATCGTGACGACCGCGCCGCCGGCGCGGATCTCGTCCAGGAGGGCGAAGAAGCCCGGGTCGCCGAGCCCGAACGTGACGTCCATGCCGCCGAGGTGGACGCCCCGGGCGCGGCGCAGCACGCCGGCGTCGAGGTCGGCGGGGACGACGGAGAGGTTCGCGCCGGGCACGTGGAAGCTGGGCCGCCCGCCGTCCGGCCTGATCGGCAGGATCGAGGCGGCGGTCGCCTCCCCCGTCCTGCGCCGCAGGCAGGAGGTGTCGACGCCGTGCTTGGCGAGCACCATGAGGAGGAAGTCGGCGAGCTCGTCGTCGCCGACCGCGCCCATGGTGATCACGTCGTTGCCCAGTTTGACCAGATCCACGGCGGTGCCGGCGGCCGCGCCGGCGGCGGTCAGGCGGATCTGGTCGACCAGCACGGTGTCCTGGCCCTCGGGGATGTGCTCGACGGGCCTGGCGAGAATGTCGACGATGTGGACGCCGACGGTGACGACGGTCATAG is part of the Nonomuraea coxensis DSM 45129 genome and encodes:
- a CDS encoding spermidine synthase, whose protein sequence is MTRGQREPAPGVYPVTFGEVELLRDLDRQDGWVLSKDGVPQSYVDLKDPTFLEFEYVRLIADVIDLLDEGPLSCLHIGGGACSIPRYVSATRPGSRHIVVEPDGLLVNLVREQLDLRSVPRLKVIVEGGRTGTGKVWDDTADLVVLDAFTGATMPVELATTEYMGDLARVLRPEGTLLVNLADGKGLAFARRLVATVTETFRHVVLLAEPGVLRGRRFGNLIVAASRAELPVDLLTRRAAGGLTQARCVHGEALTNFVAGAAPIRDGDHVLAPVPPPAVFG
- a CDS encoding nuclear transport factor 2 family protein, translated to MTAQDVFDRQLAAIAAGDLDALLAQDHPGAVVVRFDRVASGPEGIAGLFAAYLAAKPQVDELVSVRTSDDVIFYQARMTVGGNQVETYGTLVLRDGLIWRQTAAARPLA
- a CDS encoding low temperature requirement protein A: MISQWQPPRLRLFEREHRRVTWLELLYDLAFVVAVAELATALGEGRVLVYVGLFVPVWWAWAGYVFYANRFDTDDVSHRLLALPQILAVAAMAAAVGDIEQRSGLFAVAYVAARLLLVLAYLRAGRHVPEARPLAARYAAGFSVAALVWLASLAVEPPARYVLWAVALLVDLGTPLLARRHQGKLPPQTEHLPERFGLFVVIVLGEAVRSVAVGLKNHEVTPGTLALAAAGVAIAMAFWWLYFGHTDESVVLRTRLAGQVWVYSHLPLSLGLVAFAIGVEHAIAHPAATSWAVGGPAALVLAVLGVQHLCSGERRAATLRLAAAALTLASAALPTAAALSLILAYAAAQVGHDLLRPRSVEGAAA
- a CDS encoding superoxide dismutase family protein — protein: MRVPAFLLVLLAAAGCAGPPPPMRAVGPSERPAPVSSTAPEGEVNLSSAGEFTASDTGAIAYDRKLVPEGAQASVTVESSAGVTRTSLVAEGLLPGRRYGAHLHTKPCGGKPDESGPHYQHHPGQVTPESEVWLDFTTDGEGAGRATARQDWALDPDRLPGSLVIHAKPTVSSGPQAGAAGDRVACLTLR
- a CDS encoding 4a-hydroxytetrahydrobiopterin dehydratase yields the protein MDVESRLKDLPAWRREGDEIRRTVEAPDFPTAIRIVDAIAVKAEELDHHPDIDIRWRTLRLALTTHDQGGLTELDFTLAAVIDAIAAEHGA
- the tnpA gene encoding IS200/IS605 family transposase produces the protein MTRQVRTSPGAAYDLGYHVVWCPKYRRPVLGGRVKTRLEELIRAKADEHGWEIVALEVMPDHVHLFVKPHPKNSPSYVANQFKGFTSHHLRAEFGHLRSQLPTLWSRSYFVATVGAVSAETVQRYIETQYERPTGGDRA
- a CDS encoding RNA-guided endonuclease InsQ/TnpB family protein — protein: MRRSFKFLLRPTVKQAAALAACLEDHRTLYNAALEHRRTAYAKAGVSIRYGDQSADLKHIRADDAGGQDRWSFSSQQATLRRLDKAFRAFFDRVKAGRTPGFPRFKGRGWFDTVEWPKDGDGCRWDSQPEHPSATFVRLQGVGHVRVHQHRPVKGQVKTISIKRESRRWFVVLSCDDVPAEPLPATGAVAGIDMGVASLVTTSGGDHLANPRHLAATADRLSDAQRDLARKKRGSKRRRKAVARVAALHAKVRRQRLDHAHKAALALVAAYDVIVHEDLRIANMTRSASGTIDAPGRNVAAKSGLNRSILDAGWGVFLAVLAHKAESAGRELIAVNPANTSRTCARCGHVAKENRLTQAVFACTACGHAAHADVNAAINILRAGLALREAAQAA
- a CDS encoding MBL fold metallo-hydrolase, producing the protein MIEEYADRVWRGESDDSIVDVRAWSRAPLTTAFYSHGHIDHVFGLGPFEESGPRATVHAHEAVGDRFRRYVLTNGYNAVINQRQFQADGLRWPTEYRHPDVTYRDALTVRRAGLTFELTHAKGETDDATIGYVPEHRLLLPGDLFIWVTPNCGNPQKVQRYPREWVHALHRMAAMDAEIMLPSHGAPVFGMARGVFARAAAESRKRS
- a CDS encoding nucleotide triphosphate diphosphatase NUDT15 — translated: MERIIGVGVVLTAPGGRVLLGERVKAGEPPSWCLPGGAVEPGEGFEAAAARELREETGLSDTGPPRVTAVVLDHPGEGVVRVTAAVTMELRSGEPVVTEPHVFRSWRWFAAGDLPSPLFPATARVLGGHGGGHYRVTG
- a CDS encoding aminotransferase class III-fold pyridoxal phosphate-dependent enzyme; the protein is MNDADLRARAAKVVPGGMYGHLNAALFAPGFPQFFERGEGCRQWDVNGREYIDFMCSWGPVVLGHRHPRVEEAAARQAALGDCLNGPGPIMVELAELLVDLIPSADWAMFSKNGTDATTQALMVARAATGRTKVLMAHGAYHGADPWCTPSTAGTTPNERADLVEFAYNSLESLEAAAATVEGDVAAIIVTPFKHDSFEDQELVEPAFARGARALADRIGAALVIDDVRAGFRIDLRGSWEPYGVRPDLTAWSKAMANGYPIAAVTGTDALRGAAQTLYSTGSFWFSAVAMAAAKATIETLRDTDAIAAMERAGAQLREGLYAQAKAHGFVVNQTGPVTIPWLSFDGDADLSVAMHWSDACLRHGVYLHPWHNWFMSAAHTEEDVAKALEGTDLAFAETRAHFG
- a CDS encoding carbohydrate kinase family protein → MTVVTVGVHIVDILARPVEHIPEGQDTVLVDQIRLTAAGAAAGTAVDLVKLGNDVITMGAVGDDELADFLLMVLAKHGVDTSCLRRRTGEATAASILPIRPDGGRPSFHVPGANLSVVPADLDAGVLRRARGVHLGGMDVTFGLGDPGFFALLDEIRAGGAVVTMDLLSEMPDLLGMARAFLPHVDYVLPNESQARLMTGAADAEEAARALLADGPRGVLVTLGEEGSLVVTGDAAERVPALKTDVVDTTGCGDAYCAGFLTGLLHGEDVLAAARWGTAAAARVATGLGSDAGLTDLDSTLRMLA